CACTTTCGTAGGCTTAAAGGTGAGGAGTCGACCTACCACCTCTTGTATTTCCTCTTGTCGCTGGTCAGTCTGAAGCCCTTCTTGTTCATTCATGTGGAATGAACCCAGCACAAGCACTTCTGGGGTCGCCATCGTCAATCCCTACCTTTCCGCACCGCTCAGCCACAACTTCCTTGCCGTTTCTTCTGATAACTGAAAATAATCAATAAAGAATCCTTGAAGACTTTCGTTCATGCCTTGCTCCACCCATTGTCGATACACTCCTATGAGTACAGTGAGGTCACCCTCGCAATAGTTGTGAATGAGCTCGTGAACGGTCGCTGTACTTCTCCAGTAGTCATAGAAGGCTGCTGCATAACTTTCATCCTGTCCGCCCCGATAACCAGACTTGCCAAACTGGTCGAGAGTGTACTCTCCGTACTCCCCTTTATGTAGATGGATCAACTCTCGCTCCACCTCCATCACATCGTCAAACTTTTCTTGTGTGAAGAGGAACTTTCTCGGGATGTAAAAGCACATCCCTTCTTCAAACCACATGTTCTCCGCCTCTTCTTCTTCCCAATCCTCAAACTCAGAATGGAAAAAGTCCGCATGATGAGTCAGCTCATGCGCTGCAATTTCTACCACATCATCCAGTTCTAAATGATTGTAGTAATGTGTCACCTTCTGCGTACCTTTAGCGGATGTTAAATAGATTTGCTTCCACGTCTCAATGGTAGGCGTCATATGTATTAAATCTCGCGATGTATAGGCAGGCAAAGGAATGGTAGAAAACAGCGTTGTAGCAGAATCATAGTCGTGAAAGACTATTCCACGCGGCTCCTGAAATGTCGTCACGCTCCGTAACTGCTCCGCAAATTGCTCAAGCCGCCCAAGCACCAATCGTCCACTCTCTTCAATTTCGCCTACAAGAGACGTATCCATAACCGAAACACCATACTTCATAATATCCTCCTCGCGGGACAGGGGGACAGGTTCTTTGTCCCAGTAACACCCATTTTTATCAGAAACTCTCTTAAACGAATTACACACCTATGAGCAAAGTCCTCCCTATTTAATAGAAAGAAAAAAAACCGCTTTATGCACAAGAACATAAAGCGGTTAACTAGAATTTAGCGTTGATAATACTCTTTCACTAGTTCATCCATTACACGATTGGTGCGTAGGGCAGTCATTCCAGTGCTTGGACAAGTCCCCACTCCACGCAGCTCATTCACGATTGTTTGGATATGCGGCTGTTGGATATGCCTCGGGTGATCAATCTGGAACGAATCTTCTCCAGAAGGAGTTTGTAGAGTGATAGGCTTGTGGTCGAACGTAGAGAATTGGATTTCTCCTTTCGTCCCAACTATCCGGTTGTCGTCCTCATTCTTATAAGAGGAGAAGTTCCAAATGCCTGTTCCTACTGCCCCCGAATCGAACTGAAATACGCCACTCACCGTGTCCTCAGCAGGATACGAATCGGATAGATTATGAGCAGTGCCTCTGACGTCTTTAATCGGTCCAAGCAAGTAATCAAAGAGGTCTAATGTATGAGACCCAACATCGTAAAACAATCCAGCCCCACTCTGTTCTGGAATGACTCTCCATGGCCAATTGCCACTTTCATCTTTCTTTATCAACTGTTGAGACTGTGCAATCGACACGAACCGCACTTCCCCTATAGAACCGTTGTCGATGAGTTCCTTTACCTTTATGAAGCGTGGAAGAGACCTGCGATAGTAGGCAACGTATAGAGGAACACCATGTTCTTCACATGCCTGCACCATTTCATAACAGTCTTCCGTGCGACTGGCCATAGGCTTCTCCACATATACAGGCTTACCTGCCTTAGCCGCCATTGCAGTAAGCTCCTTGTGTGAAGAAGGAGGGGTGGCAATATACACAGCATCTACTTCATCATCATGAATCAAGTCTTCTGCCTTGTCGTACCACTTTGGTACACCATGACGTTCAGCATAATCTTTCGCCTTCTCCCCATTCCTTCTCATAACA
This portion of the Pontibacillus halophilus JSM 076056 = DSM 19796 genome encodes:
- a CDS encoding Gfo/Idh/MocA family protein translates to MNEVRWGIIGCGDVTERKSGPAFQLIEHSSLVAVMRRNGEKAKDYAERHGVPKWYDKAEDLIHDDEVDAVYIATPPSSHKELTAMAAKAGKPVYVEKPMASRTEDCYEMVQACEEHGVPLYVAYYRRSLPRFIKVKELIDNGSIGEVRFVSIAQSQQLIKKDESGNWPWRVIPEQSGAGLFYDVGSHTLDLFDYLLGPIKDVRGTAHNLSDSYPAEDTVSGVFQFDSGAVGTGIWNFSSYKNEDDNRIVGTKGEIQFSTFDHKPITLQTPSGEDSFQIDHPRHIQQPHIQTIVNELRGVGTCPSTGMTALRTNRVMDELVKEYYQR